In Kitasatospora sp. NBC_00240, the following are encoded in one genomic region:
- a CDS encoding penicillin-binding protein 2, which yields MSTPRQPPRGSGDGKPARGSQGRPQARSPRPPRTSQPPGPRRADGQPGPAQPRSAQPKPAGSKPAAKPAAKPAAAKPAAAKPAAAKPARPRAARAVAEPPARAQSRLRSGPAGPAPRPRPRPAARPQPRTIRLADPRKRLRFVTVVLSLVFSVFAGRLVQLQLIDSDALAADANTNRYQVIPLTAERGSITSSDGVALATTVDAYDITADPQMFTSQSTGVPDAPEQAAALLAPILGVPKEQLAADLHTPKTRYKRLATQQTPDAKNQISDLKSALDKKAGSKACTAQKAQLKLPADKGGRTRVDNECANPLAGVFNRETQRRVYPSDGLAANLVGFVNAEGVGAGGLEQQYQAQLAGKDGRSSYAQAGGRLVPTAGGSMDAAVPGTDLRLTVNRDIQWAAQRAITDQVSNAGAEKGYVVVQDVKTGQVLAMATSPGFNPNDLASAKAGQLGNAAVQDAYEPGSTAKLMTMAAVLDTGKATWDTHVTVPNTLQRADRVFHDDVDHETWYLTLAGVLAKSSNIGTIEAAEQLGPTQAEANQVLGGYLQKFGIGRPSGLDFPGETRGILAKPEDWKGSQQYTIPFGQGLSVNALQATSVFSTIANGGVRVAPGVVQGTTSPDGRYTPAPPGAESRVVSEQTAKTLTEMLESVVTDEQGTGGKAAVPGYRVAGKTGTANRVDPKTGRYSGYTASFIGFAPADQPRVTVSCVIQDPVNGHFGGQLCGPVFKQVMEFSLKTLQVPPSGSEAPNLPVDWKP from the coding sequence ATGAGCACGCCCCGTCAGCCACCCCGTGGATCGGGCGACGGCAAGCCCGCCCGCGGCTCCCAGGGGCGCCCGCAGGCCCGGTCGCCGCGCCCGCCCCGGACCTCGCAGCCGCCCGGGCCCCGACGGGCCGACGGGCAGCCGGGGCCGGCCCAGCCCAGGTCCGCCCAGCCGAAGCCGGCCGGGTCGAAGCCCGCCGCGAAACCTGCCGCGAAGCCCGCCGCCGCGAAGCCTGCCGCCGCCAAGCCCGCTGCGGCCAAGCCGGCCCGGCCCAGGGCCGCCCGGGCCGTGGCCGAGCCGCCGGCCAGGGCACAGTCCAGGCTGCGCTCGGGCCCCGCCGGTCCGGCTCCCCGTCCCCGTCCGCGCCCGGCCGCCCGGCCGCAGCCCAGGACGATCCGGCTGGCCGACCCGCGCAAGCGGCTGCGCTTCGTCACCGTCGTACTGTCCCTGGTCTTCTCGGTCTTCGCCGGCCGGCTCGTCCAGCTCCAGCTGATCGACTCCGACGCGCTGGCCGCCGACGCGAACACCAACCGGTACCAGGTGATCCCGCTCACCGCGGAGCGCGGCTCGATAACGTCCTCCGACGGCGTCGCCCTGGCCACCACCGTGGACGCGTACGACATCACCGCCGACCCGCAGATGTTCACCTCCCAGTCGACCGGCGTCCCGGACGCCCCCGAGCAGGCGGCCGCCCTGCTGGCGCCGATCCTCGGCGTGCCCAAGGAGCAGCTGGCCGCCGACCTGCACACCCCCAAGACCCGCTACAAGCGCCTCGCCACCCAGCAGACGCCCGACGCCAAGAACCAGATCAGCGACCTCAAGTCGGCCCTCGACAAGAAGGCCGGCAGCAAGGCGTGCACGGCCCAGAAGGCGCAGCTGAAGCTCCCCGCGGACAAGGGCGGCCGCACCCGGGTCGACAACGAGTGCGCCAACCCGCTGGCCGGCGTCTTCAACCGGGAGACCCAGCGCCGGGTCTACCCCTCGGACGGGCTGGCCGCCAACCTGGTCGGCTTCGTCAACGCCGAGGGCGTCGGCGCGGGCGGCCTGGAGCAGCAGTACCAGGCGCAGCTGGCCGGCAAGGACGGCCGCAGCAGCTACGCCCAGGCGGGCGGGCGGCTGGTGCCCACCGCCGGCGGCTCGATGGACGCCGCGGTGCCCGGCACCGACCTGCGACTGACCGTCAACCGGGACATCCAGTGGGCCGCCCAGCGGGCCATCACCGACCAGGTGTCCAACGCCGGGGCGGAGAAGGGCTACGTGGTCGTCCAGGACGTGAAGACCGGGCAGGTGCTGGCGATGGCCACCTCGCCGGGCTTCAACCCCAACGACCTGGCCTCCGCCAAGGCCGGCCAGCTCGGCAACGCGGCCGTGCAGGACGCGTACGAGCCGGGCAGCACCGCCAAGCTGATGACGATGGCCGCCGTGCTCGACACCGGCAAGGCGACCTGGGACACCCATGTGACCGTCCCCAACACCCTGCAGCGCGCGGACCGGGTCTTCCACGACGACGTGGACCACGAGACCTGGTACCTGACCCTGGCCGGGGTGCTCGCCAAGTCCTCCAACATCGGCACCATCGAGGCCGCCGAGCAGCTCGGCCCGACCCAGGCCGAGGCCAACCAGGTGCTCGGCGGCTACCTGCAGAAGTTCGGCATCGGGCGGCCCAGCGGCCTGGACTTCCCCGGTGAGACCAGGGGCATCCTGGCCAAGCCGGAGGACTGGAAGGGCTCGCAGCAGTACACCATCCCGTTCGGCCAGGGCCTGTCGGTGAACGCGCTGCAGGCCACCTCGGTGTTCTCCACCATCGCCAACGGCGGCGTGCGGGTCGCACCCGGCGTCGTCCAGGGCACCACCTCGCCGGACGGGCGGTACACCCCGGCCCCGCCCGGCGCGGAGAGCCGGGTGGTCAGCGAGCAGACCGCGAAGACGCTGACCGAGATGCTGGAGTCCGTGGTCACCGACGAGCAGGGCACCGGCGGCAAGGCCGCGGTGCCCGGCTACCGGGTGGCCGGCAAGACCGGCACGGCCAACCGGGTGGACCCGAAGACCGGCCGCTACTCCGGCTACACCGCCTCGTTCATCGGCTTCGCCCCTGCCGACCAGCCCCGGGTCACCGTCTCCTGCGTCATCCAGGACCCGGTGAACGGGCACTTCGGCGGCCAGCTCTGCGGGCCGGTGTTCAAGCAGGTGATGGAGTTCAGCCTGAAGACCCTCCAGGTGCCGCCGAGCGGCAGCGAGGCGCCCAACCTGCCAGTCGACTGGAAGCCGTGA
- a CDS encoding DUF58 domain-containing protein: MAPTGSPSGLRTGLAGLTTRGRSFLAAGVTAILCALLLGQDALLRVGVLLMALPLAAALLLLRTRYRVASGRRLSPHRATAGQEARVHLRVDNVSRVPTGLLQLEDKVPYVLGPRPRFVLDRIEPHGHREVSYRVRSDLRGQYPLGPLQLRLSDPFGMCELTRAFAASDTLTVVPRVQALPEVRLRGEWAGQGESHTRTLALAGDDDVILREYRHGDDLRRVHWKSTARYGELMVRREEQPQKARATVLLDTREIGHRGTGPASSFEWAVSCAASVGVHLMERGYEVRLLTDTGQSVPGPDGGVNSVAEASGMLLDALALVDLSEGGSLSRGEEALRVGGEGLLVAVLGTLDEGQTARLARLRRRTGTAVAFLIDTETWAGLRMLAPETGGAEIRARIRQLREAGWTVLPARAGDSVPDLWRAADRAGSASTAYREEADA, from the coding sequence GTGGCCCCGACCGGCTCCCCGTCGGGTCTGCGCACCGGCCTGGCGGGCCTCACCACCCGGGGCCGTTCGTTCCTCGCGGCCGGCGTGACCGCCATCCTCTGCGCGCTGCTGCTCGGCCAGGACGCCCTGCTCCGGGTCGGCGTGCTGCTGATGGCGCTGCCGCTGGCCGCCGCCCTGCTCCTGCTGCGCACCCGCTACCGGGTGGCCAGCGGCCGCCGGCTCAGCCCGCACCGGGCGACGGCCGGCCAGGAGGCCCGGGTGCACCTGCGGGTCGACAACGTCTCCCGGGTCCCCACCGGGCTGCTCCAGCTGGAGGACAAGGTCCCGTACGTGCTCGGGCCGCGCCCGCGCTTCGTGCTGGACCGGATCGAGCCGCACGGCCACCGCGAGGTGTCCTACCGGGTCCGCTCGGACCTGCGCGGGCAGTACCCGCTGGGCCCGCTGCAGCTGCGGCTCTCCGACCCGTTCGGGATGTGCGAGCTCACCCGGGCCTTCGCGGCCTCCGACACCCTCACCGTCGTCCCCCGGGTGCAGGCCCTGCCGGAGGTCCGGCTGCGCGGCGAGTGGGCCGGGCAGGGCGAGAGCCACACCCGGACCCTCGCGCTCGCCGGGGACGACGACGTCATCCTGCGCGAGTACCGGCACGGCGACGACCTGCGCCGGGTGCACTGGAAGTCCACCGCCCGCTACGGCGAGCTGATGGTCCGCCGCGAGGAGCAGCCGCAGAAGGCCCGCGCGACCGTCCTGCTGGACACCCGCGAGATCGGCCACCGGGGCACCGGCCCGGCCTCCTCGTTCGAATGGGCGGTCAGCTGCGCCGCCTCCGTCGGCGTGCACCTGATGGAGCGCGGCTACGAGGTCCGGCTGCTGACCGACACCGGGCAGAGCGTCCCGGGCCCGGACGGCGGCGTCAACAGCGTCGCCGAGGCCTCCGGGATGCTGCTGGACGCGCTCGCCCTGGTCGACCTCTCCGAGGGCGGCTCGCTGTCCCGCGGGGAGGAGGCGCTGCGGGTCGGCGGCGAGGGGCTGCTGGTCGCCGTCCTCGGCACGTTGGACGAGGGGCAGACCGCCCGGCTCGCCCGGCTGCGGCGCCGCACCGGCACCGCCGTGGCCTTCCTGATCGACACCGAGACCTGGGCCGGCCTGCGGATGCTCGCCCCCGAGACCGGCGGCGCCGAGATCCGCGCCCGGATCCGGCAGCTGCGCGAGGCGGGCTGGACGGTGCTGCCCGCCCGGGCCGGCGACTCCGTGCCCGACCTCTGGCGGGCCGCCGACCGCGCCGGCTCGGCCTCCACCGCCTACCGAGAAGAGGCCGACGCGTGA
- a CDS encoding MoxR family ATPase: MHELGAVVDRVRASVESVIEGKPEAVRIALTVMLAEGHLLLEDVPGVGKTMLAKALAKSVDCTVRRIQFTPDLLPSDVTGTNIFDQHQRDFEFRPGAIFAQIVVGDEINRASPKTQSALLESMEERQVTIDGTSYELPSPFMVIATQNPVEMEGTYPLPEAQRDRFMARISIGYPSPEAEFAMLDVHGGANPLDDLAPVAHAADILKLVELVRTVHIADPVRRYAVDLVGATRTSPELRLGASPRATLHLVRAARAAAALDGRDYVTPDDIQSLAVPVLAHRLMPTAETQLSRRTSEQIVLDLVARLPLPRPQGPAVRRG; encoded by the coding sequence CTGCACGAGCTGGGCGCCGTCGTGGACCGGGTCCGTGCCTCCGTCGAGAGCGTCATCGAGGGCAAGCCGGAGGCGGTCCGGATCGCGCTGACCGTGATGCTGGCCGAGGGCCACCTGCTGCTGGAGGACGTGCCCGGGGTCGGCAAGACCATGCTGGCCAAGGCGCTCGCCAAGTCGGTGGACTGCACCGTGCGCCGGATCCAGTTCACCCCCGACCTGCTGCCCTCGGACGTCACCGGCACCAACATCTTCGACCAGCACCAGCGCGACTTCGAGTTCCGGCCCGGCGCGATCTTCGCGCAGATCGTGGTCGGCGACGAGATCAACCGCGCCTCGCCGAAGACCCAGTCCGCGCTGCTGGAGTCGATGGAGGAGCGCCAGGTCACCATCGACGGCACCAGCTACGAGCTGCCCTCGCCGTTCATGGTGATCGCCACCCAGAACCCGGTCGAGATGGAGGGCACCTACCCCCTCCCCGAGGCCCAGCGCGACCGCTTCATGGCCCGCATCTCGATCGGCTACCCGAGCCCCGAGGCCGAGTTCGCGATGCTGGACGTGCACGGCGGCGCCAACCCGCTGGACGACCTGGCCCCGGTCGCGCACGCCGCCGACATCCTCAAGCTGGTCGAGCTGGTGCGCACCGTGCACATCGCCGACCCGGTCCGCCGCTACGCCGTCGACCTGGTCGGCGCCACCCGCACCAGCCCCGAGCTGCGCCTGGGCGCCTCGCCGCGCGCCACCCTGCACCTGGTGCGGGCCGCCCGCGCCGCCGCCGCGCTGGACGGTCGCGACTACGTCACCCCCGACGACATCCAGTCGCTCGCCGTCCCGGTGCTGGCCCACCGCCTGATGCCGACCGCCGAGACCCAGCTGAGCCGGCGCACCTCCGAGCAGATCGTGCTCGACCTGGTCGCCCGGCTGCCGCTGCCGCGCCCGCAGGGCCCGGCCGTCCGGAGGGGCTGA
- a CDS encoding carbonic anhydrase: MTPDRHTPTAAASAPSTASAPADGAPPAADAPNIIDRFVTSNRAYAVDFRDGGMDARPVQKVTVVACMDARLDLFAALGLELGDAHVIRNAGGVVTDDTIRSLTISQRALGTSSIALIHHTGCGLLGLTEDFRHELELEVGQRPQWAVESFVDLDGDVRQSMQRVRTSPFLLHTDDVRGFVFDVHTGLLREIH; encoded by the coding sequence GTGACCCCCGACCGGCACACGCCGACCGCCGCTGCCTCCGCGCCCTCCACGGCCTCCGCCCCCGCCGACGGCGCTCCGCCGGCCGCGGACGCCCCCAACATCATCGACCGCTTCGTCACGTCCAACCGTGCGTACGCCGTCGACTTCCGCGACGGCGGCATGGACGCCCGTCCCGTCCAGAAGGTCACCGTGGTGGCCTGCATGGACGCCCGGCTCGACCTGTTCGCGGCGCTCGGCCTCGAACTCGGCGACGCCCATGTGATCCGCAACGCCGGCGGCGTCGTCACCGACGACACCATCCGCTCGCTCACCATCAGCCAGCGCGCCCTGGGCACCAGCTCGATCGCGCTGATCCACCACACCGGCTGCGGCCTGCTCGGCCTCACCGAGGACTTCCGGCACGAGCTGGAGCTCGAGGTCGGCCAGCGCCCGCAGTGGGCCGTGGAGTCCTTCGTCGACCTGGACGGCGACGTCCGCCAGTCCATGCAGCGGGTGCGCACCTCGCCGTTCCTCCTGCACACCGACGACGTCCGCGGCTTCGTCTTCGACGTCCACACCGGGCTGCTCCGCGAGATCCACTAG
- the rsmH gene encoding 16S rRNA (cytosine(1402)-N(4))-methyltransferase RsmH has protein sequence MSTNDPAPKHVPVMLQRCMDALAPAISAPGAVVVDATLGLGGHSEALLTQFPEVRLVAVDRDPAALKLSAERLAPFGDRATLVHAVYDEIPEVLERLGIPRVEGVLFDLGVSSMQLDEAERGFAYAQDAPLDMRMDQTRGLSAAEVLNTYTHGQLARILKVYGEERFAGKIASVILREREKEPFTNSARLVELVRNAIPAATRRTGGNPAKRTFQALRIEVNGELEVLDRAVPGALDALAVGGRIVVMSYQSLEDRLVKQYFAAGATNTAPPGLPVIPEEHQPWLKLITRGAEQATEEEIEENRRAAPVRLRVAERIRDRGNRR, from the coding sequence ATGAGCACCAACGATCCGGCACCCAAGCACGTCCCGGTCATGCTCCAGCGGTGCATGGACGCGCTGGCCCCGGCGATCTCGGCCCCCGGCGCGGTCGTGGTGGACGCCACCCTCGGCCTCGGCGGGCACAGCGAGGCGCTGCTCACCCAGTTCCCGGAGGTCCGGCTGGTCGCCGTCGACCGCGACCCGGCCGCGCTCAAGCTGTCCGCCGAGCGCCTCGCCCCCTTCGGGGACCGCGCCACCCTGGTGCACGCCGTCTACGACGAGATCCCCGAGGTGCTGGAGCGCCTGGGCATCCCTCGGGTCGAGGGCGTCCTGTTCGACCTCGGGGTCTCCTCCATGCAGCTGGACGAGGCGGAGCGCGGCTTCGCGTACGCCCAGGACGCCCCGCTCGACATGCGGATGGACCAGACCCGGGGCCTGAGCGCCGCCGAGGTGCTGAACACCTACACCCACGGGCAGCTCGCCCGGATCCTCAAGGTCTACGGGGAGGAGCGATTCGCCGGCAAGATCGCCTCGGTGATCCTGCGCGAACGCGAGAAGGAACCGTTCACCAACAGCGCGCGTCTGGTGGAACTGGTGAGGAACGCCATCCCGGCCGCCACCCGGCGCACCGGCGGCAACCCCGCCAAGCGGACCTTCCAGGCCCTGCGGATCGAGGTCAACGGCGAGCTGGAGGTCCTGGACCGGGCCGTGCCGGGGGCGCTCGACGCGCTCGCGGTGGGCGGGCGGATCGTGGTGATGTCGTACCAGTCGCTGGAGGACCGTCTGGTCAAGCAGTACTTCGCGGCCGGTGCGACCAACACCGCCCCGCCCGGGCTGCCGGTGATCCCGGAGGAGCACCAGCCCTGGCTGAAGCTGATCACCCGCGGGGCCGAGCAGGCCACCGAGGAGGAGATCGAGGAGAACCGGCGTGCCGCGCCCGTGCGACTGCGGGTGGCGGAGAGGATCAGGGACCGGGGCAACCGGCGCTGA
- a CDS encoding cell division protein FtsL produces MLPGQGAGARITVRPGRRPARGRTPFAVLVVVLLTGGLLGLLALNTALNEGSFELSRLQKQTTTLTDQQQTLQHQIDQGSAPDALERRARELGMVPAGGLAFLQDDGKVLGKPGPAQDSPPVKRSGAEPWQLQPGAPAPAPASAPAPAPALSPAPPPSAAAPAAPAPSGSPTGDTTVQINPAGPATQPTPSPSGGPAR; encoded by the coding sequence GTGCTCCCCGGGCAGGGGGCCGGAGCCCGGATCACCGTACGGCCGGGCCGGCGGCCGGCCCGCGGCCGCACGCCCTTCGCGGTCCTGGTGGTGGTGCTGCTCACCGGTGGCCTGCTGGGCCTGCTGGCGCTCAACACGGCGCTCAACGAGGGCTCCTTCGAGCTGTCCCGGCTGCAGAAGCAGACCACCACGCTGACCGACCAGCAGCAGACCCTGCAGCACCAGATCGACCAGGGCTCCGCCCCGGACGCGCTGGAGCGGCGGGCCCGCGAGCTGGGCATGGTGCCGGCCGGCGGCCTGGCCTTCCTGCAGGACGACGGCAAAGTGCTCGGCAAGCCCGGGCCGGCCCAGGACAGTCCTCCGGTGAAGCGCTCGGGGGCCGAGCCCTGGCAGCTCCAGCCCGGCGCCCCGGCGCCCGCCCCTGCCTCGGCCCCCGCCCCGGCACCGGCGCTGTCGCCGGCCCCGCCGCCGTCCGCCGCGGCGCCCGCCGCCCCGGCTCCCTCGGGCAGCCCGACCGGCGACACCACCGTCCAGATCAACCCGGCAGGCCCGGCCACCCAGCCGACGCCGAGCCCGAGCGGAGGGCCGGCCCGATGA